Genomic segment of Oncorhynchus keta strain PuntledgeMale-10-30-2019 chromosome 5, Oket_V2, whole genome shotgun sequence:
ATATAATTGGCCTGCTTCTGACAGAATTGGTAAAGCTTGCCTAGTCAAACCCAAAAGGAAGTTTGTTACCTTAGCTTGTTCCCCATCAACACAATGCAGAAAGAGAATGAGGAGGAAGACAAATAACAGAAAGACTGGCAGCTTTAATCACTAGCAGACATACTACCAACATGCACAATAGCACAAGAAACAGAGAAAAGAGAAACTGCATTCAGTTAATGCTCATAGATCCTAGGAGTCTCCAGGGCAGTGCATCAAACAGACCTTGCTGACAGGCAAATATTTCAAGGCAATGAGGGATCTGATTGCAATTGCTTTATAGAACAAAAAAATGGAGTCGCTTCCCTCACAAGCGGAACTAAGAAATACATTTCAGTATATACAAAACTACATATGGCTTTTATAGATCATTGAAAAGATCACATTTTAATAATGCACTGATAGCAGTAACACTAATGATGGAAGCATTGCAGAGATCTTTTGAATGCTTTAACTGTAAACAAATGTGATATCTGTAGGAGGTTCAATACATCAGACCAAAATGGATAGTTAGTCAATTAGGCACATTGTTTCCTATGGCTGACAGTGTTTTCTTTCTAGCAACAATGTCAGAACTGCAACATGTTCACTAAAACATCAGTGGAATTCCTAGCATTGTTTATGGGTCAGGGTCTTTTTTCCAAATCAATGAAACAACTATCATTTGCCAACTCCAACCATTAAGagcactaatatatatatatatatatatacacacacacacacacacacacacacacttcaatagGGAGAAGGAAGGACACTGGTCAAGCAGTTGTCTTGTCCAAATTCAAGCCTTGATGTCAATCTACCAATCATGAACAGTAGCATGCCCATTTCTACAAGACAGATCTGCAGGTGGAGATCTCGTCCACAGTGTCTTTGCTATGACTACTCCTAAACGTCCTGGTCTTTCCCCTGCATCGGAGGCCGCTATTGTTTCAGCTGGACGTGTTGGTCATCTGGTTGATGTGGACTGGGTtggctcctctgtctcctccacagCCTTGTTCTCCGACAGAATGTCATGGAGCGAAGCTGACATGTAATACGGTCTTGCCAGAGAGCCATCATTTCTCTCCAGGTCTTCAcctatgtgggtgtgtgtgtgtgtgtacgcgcgtgtgtgtgtgttaaatgggGTCAAGGGATGGTTGATTGGAAAACAGGATGATGAAGGTGAAGGGTGGCATTAGTAagggagatggaggaaaacaATATGAAttgagaagggagagaaagagaaagtctGTCAAAATTCCCAGCAAAAGCACCCATTCGCATTTTAAATGAATAGATCAACACCTAAACTTCCCCATTGTCTGCAACCAGAAAGTTAACACTAGTCCTAGATAGCTGGGTTAGGATCAATAACTTAGCAATAAAGCATTATGAAGAACACCAGAATATCATCATGCAATTCATCATTAGTGGCAGCCCAACACCATTAGCAGTGAAAGAGGTCATGAAGAAAGGGAGAGGTCATTGTTTCAGGAAAACATGAACTTTAGACACATTGGGACATCTTTACTTCAAAACATGCCATTTAGTAAAGCTTTGAGATGTAAAAGAGTTGCCAACAGGAGGCAGCCATTTCCTAAGTATACTATGTCCACCATAATCCTTTACCTTCTCACCACTGGTCCCTTGTGTTTGTGGGGGAAAGACAATGCGTAAAACAAGAGGGGGATGGTTTTACTGTTACTCACAGAAGCAGAGGAAGAGTGTGTCCACACACATGGCGTACACACTGAAGAAGCCGTGGGCAATAAGGTAGGAACCAACCACCACCGtctgaggagagaaacacactcCAACCATTACAATACACAACACCGTAGGTTACACTCAGCTACATTTAAATCGTAGATTAAACTACATAACCCACGAGACCCGGAGCATGGCTATGCTACTCACCAGGATGGGAACCCAGTAGTAGTGGAGGTTGGGCGCTGTGTTCTCAAAGGCCTTCACCCtcccagagaagaagaagaacgcAAAGATTCCTGGGAAACAGGACGGAAGAGTTCTCTTCCAATAGCACAACTGGTTGTCAACAATGAAACGTAATAAAACTAAATACAATCATTAGAAGACTGGCCGTACTGAGAGCGTGTTATTGTTCATCATGTTTCCTGTAGAAACAGCCGCACTTACCCACAAGCCCCACGATGAGGAGTTTGCCCAGGAACAAGAGGAAGTCTGTCACCTTGTCCAGGACGGCTACCCTGCAAGGTCAAACAGTGATACGTTGTGATGATCATAGTCCATTTTATAAAGTTCATCAAGTCAACACAAACATTAAGAGACAGCACACTCACTCACCTGATCATGTTCCTCATAAGGAGGAAGAAGGCATCTTTGGCAGACGTGCAGAAGTTCTTGCCATATATTGCCACCTAGAGGCAGCAGACTCAAATTCATAATCAAGCATAAACCAAACGTTCTCCCACAGTTAACATTGACAGATGATCCAGGTGACAAAGCGCCTCTGAAATTAATTATATCCAATATGACATGCATTTAACTGGGTGACATTGGGCATAGCAGGTGCACACAAACAGGTAGTACACAAACCATAATATAGGCATTTCTGTTGATGAACTTGATGAATTTCTCCAGGCACCAGAAGCAGCACTTGAGACAGCACAGTAGGAACTTTGTGCACTTATTTTGGGTTCCTTTAGGGGAGAATAACAGACAGTAGGGCAGAACCAAATCAGAGCCAACACAAGTACTAAAAAACCAAACATTCATACACAGCTAGTGTAAAGTATGATGAGGGTATACAGTGACAGCTGTGTTAATATCAACATACCGTAGTACTGCTAATACAGGATCTATGTCTCACCTTGTAGCTTGTGGTCGATGTACTCCAGCAGAACCCTGATGATCTggatgatggagaggatgagagagccAAACGCCAGGGAACCTGTGTGATACCTGAGCAGGGGTGTGACGACATGTCACTAACCAACCTTATTAAATGGCGCCAAGATACCCACATATGCAACAGAGCATCATGTACATATCTGAACACCCAACTTGGTTAGGAACAGGAACGTAAACAGTCACACACACCTGAGTGATCTGCCAAGGGATGAGAAGATGGGGAAGGCAGGCATGTCGTCAGGCTTGACCAAGGCCCAGTAGTAGGAGGCAAAGGCCCCAGCCAGGGTCATCTGACCCAGCGCTGTCACAAAGTTGGCACACCAGAAGAACAGGAAGACGTTGTAGAACTGCAGGCCGATCAGGTACTTGTGATAGACAGTCTCTCCACCGTAGAAGGCAAACAGACACTTGGAGTCTGGGCACTCCGCCTTCATACTGGATGTGCTGAAGTtctggaggagacaggtagagaaGAATCAACAGTTGACATTCTATCCTTTGTATACACTTTTATCATGGAGGTGATCGATGGTTCAATGTCTCTCCAATTAAGATCAGGATGTTAGATGGTGACATGTTGCATGGGCTAACGGAAAAGCAGGACTCACAGCTGGCTCGCAGATTTTCCTGGAGTGATCGCAGGCCGTCTCATTGAACACCTTATAGATGGGCTGATTGGAGGTGGACAGGAACCTGGCCAGAGGCTGTCAAGGACTAGAATATGACCCAGAGAACTACAAATCCCAGCAAATACAATCATTCAGAAGAGCATGTTGATTTACTCAAGCCTATGAGTCATTTTTCTCCAAACATGAAGGATACACAGCGGTGACAGCCCAGTAGGCGATGACAATGGATAGGAGGGCAAAGGTGAACAAGGGGTAAAACAGTGCTGACATCACATACCCAATGGCCCTGTTAACAAAACATCACAGTTTAGCACTAGAAAGGTCTTATCCACCATCTATGTATTACGCCCCCATTTAAACCACAATGATCTAGCATTCAATGATCCATTTCCCATCCAATCCCATTAGAAAAGGCTGTAAGTGCAGAGATCACTCCCGTTTCCTGACCTGCTGGCTTCTTTGATGAGAGCGATAGCGATGAGGATTCTATTCCTGAGGAAGATGAGCAGCAAAATGATGACGACCTCCACAATGGCCAGAATAATAACTaaagagaacgggagagagaaaaGGCATAAAAACAAATGGAGAATTCAGTCACGGCCATTTATACAGGAATCCTAGTAGTCCTTAGTATCAGTTTATGCTTGCAATAACACCGCAATGCATTATATCTAAGGGTTTATAAAAGTTACCTGGCTAACATTGATCCTGCTTCATGATATACAGTAGAACTCTAATGTATTGGCCCAGGTGTATACCTCCTGAACCACACTAGCTGTAAGGTTGAGAGGAGGTTAGTGGGGAGACTTACTGAAGGCCAGCCAGGTCTGTCTGATATGCAGGTACACAGAGAAGTCTGTCTGGAAGCCCAGGTCCTTTAGAGTGACATTAGAGCCGGCCTCTGACTTCAGGCTAACATACTCCATGGAGCAGTGGAAGATGCCTGTGGTGCAATACAAAGCATGGCCACAAGAGGGAAGTACAGCATttagagagatgggaaagggacACAGAAGATGGCTTTGTTGATAAGAGCGTTCATAGAGACATGAACATTAAGAAACAACTAAAAATGGGACTTCTGTTGAACCGGTCTTTACCGTATCCAATGACCAGAATCACCATGACGATCATGACCCAAACCATGATCCCGGCCAGGAAGCGCAGGAGGACGATGAAGAGGAGACTGATGAGCATGGCAATCACCAACCCTCTGAACCCCGACACAAAAACAGACGATAGTGGCTACATAAATGACTCTTTGCTGATCAAGTGCTTTGGAATTCAGTGTGAATGCATTACTGCACAATAGTGTCAAAGAGAAGATGCTGACTTACATTAGGATCCAGTACCAGGACTGGGTGTAATCCTCAAAGATCTTCATGGCCACTTGTCGAGCTTCAATGACCACTGTGGCATTCCTATAGAAGAAAATACAGTGACCAATGCTGATTGTAGATGTAGCAACCATCACAGGAAAACATCATGCAAATTCTATGGACTCACTTGACCCCCGCCACCAGATCTTTGGCATCTCTAATGTTCCCCTCCCCGTCATCAAACTTAGAGTTATTTCCCACGGTGatctcccctcccttcttctgGCCCAGGGCAGGGAAGCACCTACGGGTgactggaggaagaggaagggggtgAAGGAGAAGACACAGGACAATGAGGGAGAGCAGTAAAACAATGTCTTTCAATTTTTTCAAATTCCAGAAATGGGGAGGATGGGCTGGCCAGATGGAGGGTTGGGAGTTTGACTCAGAAGAACGGAAAAGGGGCAGGTAGCCAGGATAGGGGAGCAAAAGAGACTAGAGCCGTACTTACAGGGTTTACTTGGCGTCAGCATGGCAGGACACAGGCCAGTACTCAGGATCTGTGTTACAGTCTAAAACACACATGAACAACCAGCACTTAGTATCTCAACCATT
This window contains:
- the LOC118384617 gene encoding choline transporter-like protein 2 isoform X2, producing MELEGEKPKYGEPKKYDPTFKGPIYNRGCTDIVCCILFIICILGYVAVGILAWSQGDPRKVIYPTDSRGQFCGQAGTPLETKPLLFYFNIMKCASPMVLLEFQCPTTQMCVEKCPDKFMTLLNAYTNKEDFKYYKNFCKEGLEGLTVTQILSTGLCPAMLTPSKPFTRRCFPALGQKKGGEITVGNNSKFDDGEGNIRDAKDLVAGVKNATVVIEARQVAMKIFEDYTQSWYWILIGLVIAMLISLLFIVLLRFLAGIMVWVMIVMVILVIGYGIFHCSMEYVSLKSEAGSNVTLKDLGFQTDFSVYLHIRQTWLAFIIILAIVEVVIILLLIFLRNRILIAIALIKEASRAIGYVMSALFYPLFTFALLSIVIAYWAVTAVFLSTSNQPIYKVFNETACDHSRKICEPANFSTSSMKAECPDSKCLFAFYGGETVYHKYLIGLQFYNVFLFFWCANFVTALGQMTLAGAFASYYWALVKPDDMPAFPIFSSLGRSLRYHTGSLAFGSLILSIIQIIRVLLEYIDHKLQGTQNKCTKFLLCCLKCCFWCLEKFIKFINRNAYIMVAIYGKNFCTSAKDAFFLLMRNMIRVAVLDKVTDFLLFLGKLLIVGLVGIFAFFFFSGRVKAFENTAPNLHYYWVPILTVVVGSYLIAHGFFSVYAMCVDTLFLCFCEDLERNDGSLARPYYMSASLHDILSENKAVEETEEPTQSTSTR
- the LOC118384617 gene encoding choline transporter-like protein 2 isoform X3; this translates as MPEQQPYYGKNGEPKKYDPTFKGPIYNRGCTDIVCCILFIICILGYVAVGILAWSQGDPRKVIYPTDSRGQFCGQAGTPLETKPLLFYFNIMKCASPMVLLEFQCPTTQMCVEKCPDKFMTLLNAYTNKEDFKYYKNFCKEGLEGLTVTQILSTGLCPAMLTPSKPFTRRCFPALGQKKGGEITVGNNSKFDDGEGNIRDAKDLVAGVKNATVVIEARQVAMKIFEDYTQSWYWILIGLVIAMLISLLFIVLLRFLAGIMVWVMIVMVILVIGYGIFHCSMEYVSLKSEAGSNVTLKDLGFQTDFSVYLHIRQTWLAFIIILAIVEVVIILLLIFLRNRILIAIALIKEASRAIGYVMSALFYPLFTFALLSIVIAYWAVTAVFLSTSNQPIYKVFNETACDHSRKICEPANFSTSSMKAECPDSKCLFAFYGGETVYHKYLIGLQFYNVFLFFWCANFVTALGQMTLAGAFASYYWALVKPDDMPAFPIFSSLGRSLRYHTGSLAFGSLILSIIQIIRVLLEYIDHKLQGTQNKCTKFLLCCLKCCFWCLEKFIKFINRNAYIMVAIYGKNFCTSAKDAFFLLMRNMIRVAVLDKVTDFLLFLGKLLIVGLVGIFAFFFFSGRVKAFENTAPNLHYYWVPILTVVVGSYLIAHGFFSVYAMCVDTLFLCFLEDLERNDGSAERPYLMSDRLLKVLNKKNKPEPAE
- the LOC118384617 gene encoding choline transporter-like protein 2 isoform X1; the encoded protein is MPEQQPYYGKNGEPKKYDPTFKGPIYNRGCTDIVCCILFIICILGYVAVGILAWSQGDPRKVIYPTDSRGQFCGQAGTPLETKPLLFYFNIMKCASPMVLLEFQCPTTQMCVEKCPDKFMTLLNAYTNKEDFKYYKNFCKEGLEGLTVTQILSTGLCPAMLTPSKPFTRRCFPALGQKKGGEITVGNNSKFDDGEGNIRDAKDLVAGVKNATVVIEARQVAMKIFEDYTQSWYWILIGLVIAMLISLLFIVLLRFLAGIMVWVMIVMVILVIGYGIFHCSMEYVSLKSEAGSNVTLKDLGFQTDFSVYLHIRQTWLAFIIILAIVEVVIILLLIFLRNRILIAIALIKEASRAIGYVMSALFYPLFTFALLSIVIAYWAVTAVFLSTSNQPIYKVFNETACDHSRKICEPANFSTSSMKAECPDSKCLFAFYGGETVYHKYLIGLQFYNVFLFFWCANFVTALGQMTLAGAFASYYWALVKPDDMPAFPIFSSLGRSLRYHTGSLAFGSLILSIIQIIRVLLEYIDHKLQGTQNKCTKFLLCCLKCCFWCLEKFIKFINRNAYIMVAIYGKNFCTSAKDAFFLLMRNMIRVAVLDKVTDFLLFLGKLLIVGLVGIFAFFFFSGRVKAFENTAPNLHYYWVPILTVVVGSYLIAHGFFSVYAMCVDTLFLCFCEDLERNDGSLARPYYMSASLHDILSENKAVEETEEPTQSTSTR